In Carassius auratus strain Wakin unplaced genomic scaffold, ASM336829v1 scaf_tig00001753, whole genome shotgun sequence, a single window of DNA contains:
- the LOC113069597 gene encoding SLIT and NTRK-like protein 2, producing the protein MLNNILLLSVLTVTSFPSKTDSRKTSKDICKNRCSCEEKENALNINCENKGFTTVSHFQAPQNKISQLFLNGNFLTKISPNEFLNYGNVTSLHLGNNGLQEIKTGAFNGLKNLKRLHLNNNNLEIIREDTFSGLESLEYFQADYNYISAIDAGAFNKLNKLKVLILNDNLLLSLPNNIFRFVMLTHLDLRGNRLKMLPFAGVLEHIGGIMEIQLEENPWNCTCDLIPLKAWLDTISVFVGDIVCETPFRLHGKDVTQLIKQDLCPRRNPGDASHRAMQPPSDSQYQAPSPTLRPRVTPTRAPKASRPPKMRYRPTPRVTSSRDKHVFGPIMVYQTRSPVPMTCPSICVCTSQNPDSGLNINCQERKLQNISELQPKPSYPKKLHLTGNYLQAIYRTDLTEYSSLELLHLGNNRIAIIQDGAFENLTSLRRLYLNGNYIESLSQSLFAGLQSLQYLYLEYNIIKEILPHTFNSLQNLQLLFLNNNLLRSIPDNVFGGTMLTRLNLRNNHFSHLPVRGVLDQLSAFIQIDLQENPWDCTCDIVELKNWMELSSTSVVVNEITCDSPSKHAGRLLRSLRNDAICPETDEVPVTKAPTVVSLSTEATPSSSVTPTDRMPEMPPEVPLSVLILGLLVVFILSVCFGAGLFVFVLKRRKGVENDPSGTNNHLDLNSFQVQYGLYNTDANANKSDNHVYNYIPPPVGQMCQNPIYMQKENEQVAYYRNLKELSFSTLDPKKEELDRSPAFTISTVEYIDKQPCAKSRQPELLYQNIVERAKDLPQSGPISYNFCTLPKKSFIPHYEATRRHNQDQLNKTVLYGTPRKYAAQSKNEHTLLSNKLKTEPDYLEVLEKQTAMSQL; encoded by the coding sequence ATGCTGAACAACATTCTCTTGCTGAGCGTTTTAACAGTCACCAGTTTCCCTTCAAAGACAGACAGCCGCAAAACTTCCAAAGACATTTGCAAGAACCGGTGCTCCTGCGAGGAAAAGGAGAATGCACTGAATATCAATTGTGAAAACAAGGGTTTTACTACGGTCAGTCATTTCCAAGCTCCACAAAACAAAATCAGCCAACTGTTTCTGAATGGAAACTTTCTCACCAAGATAAGCCCGAACGAATTCCTCAATTATGGTAATGTAACATCTCTTCATTTGGGTAATAATGGCTTGCAAGAGATCAAAACGGGGGCATTCAATGGGTTAAAAAACTTAAAACGCCTTCATCTCAATAATAATAACTTGGAGATCATACGAGAGGACACGTTTTCTGGTTTGGAGAGTTTGGAGTATTTCCAAGCTGATTATAATTACATTAGTGCCATAGATGCTGGGGCTTTCAACAAACTAAATAAACTCAAAGTCCTGATACTCAACGACAACCTTTTGCTCTCTCTACCTAACAACATATTCCGTTTTGTCATGTTGACACATTTGGATTTAAGGGGAAACCGACTAAAGATGCTGCCATTTGCTGGTGTCCTAGAGCATATAGGTGGAATAATGGAGATTCAGCTGGAGGAGAACCCATGGAACTGCACTTGTGATCTGATACCCCTGAAAGCTTGGCTGGATACAATTTCAGTCTTCGTGGGGGACATTGTTTGTGAGACGCCATTCAGACTGCATGGTAAAGACGTCACGCAGCTGATCAAGCAAGACCTTTGCCCCAGGCGCAATCCTGGTGATGCGAGTCATCGTGCAATGCAACCACCATCTGACTCACAGTATCAGGCTCCGTCTCCAACCCTGCGCCCTCGAGTCACCCCGACAAGAGCCCCCAAGGCCTCCCGTCCCCCCAAAATGAGATACCGCCCCACTCCTCGTGTCACATCCAGTAGAGATAAACATGTATTTGGTCCTATCATGGTGTACCAGACACGCTCACCAGTTCCAATGACTTGCCCGAGCATCTGCGTGTGCACGTCGCAAAATCCTGACAGTGGATTAAACATCAATTGTCAGGAGAGGAAACTTCAGAACATCTCTGAACTCCAACCCAAACCATCTTATCCAAAGAAACTGCATTTAACCGGTAATTATTTGCAGGCCATATACAGAACAGATCTGACAGAGTACAGCTCCCTTGAGCTCCTGCATTTAGGGAATAATAGAATAGCAATCATTCAGGACGGAGCCTTTGAGAATCTCACGAGTTTAAGGAGGCTGTATCTGAATGGCAACTACATTGAAAGCCTGTCCCAGTCTTTATTTGCTGGACTGCAGAGCTTGCAATATCTCTACCTGGAATATAACATAATTAAAGAGATTCTACCCCACACCTTCAACTCGCTGCAGAATCTGCAGCTATTGTTCCTTAATAATAACCTGCTGAGATCCATTCCTGACAATGTGTTTGGAGGTACTATGCTGACAAGGCTTAACCTCAGAAATAATCATTTTTCCCATCTACCAGTGCGTGGGGTGCTGGACCAGCTCTCTGCCTTCATTCAGATTGACCTCCAGGAGAATCCGTGGGACTGCACCTGCGACATTGTGGAGCTTAAGAACTGGATGGAGCTGTCCAGCACCAGCGTGGTGGTGAATGAGATCACATGTGACTCACCATCCAAGCATGCAGGTCGGCTCTTGCGCTCTCTTCGAAATGATGCCATCTGCCCTGAGACTGATGAGGTTCCTGTGACTAAAGCCCCGACTGTTGTGAGTTTGAGCACAGAGGCAACCCCTTCTTCTTCCGTAACCCCTACGGACAGAATGCCCGAAATGCCTCCAGAGGTGCCCTTATCCGTTCTCATCCTTGGCCTGCTTGTTGTGTTCATTCTGTCTGTATGCTTCGGGGCCGGATTGTTTGTGTTTGTCCTCAAACGTCGCAAGGGAGTGGAGAATGATCCCTCGGGCACCAATAACCATTTGGACTTGAACTCTTTCCAAGTACAATATGGCTTGTACAATACAGACGCCAATGCGAATAAAAGTGACAACCATGTGTATAACTACATCCCTCCACCTGTAGGACAGATGTGTCAGAATCCCATTTACATGCAGAAGGAGAATGAGCAGGTGGCCTACTATCGGAACCTGAAGGAACTGAGCTTCAGTACTCTTGATCCCAAGAAGGAGGAGCTTGATCGAAGCCCGGCTTTCACCATAAGCACAGTGGAGTACATTGACAAGCAGCCATGTGCCAAGAGCCGCCAACCAGAACTGCTTTACCAGAACATTGTGGAGAGAGCAAAAGATCTGCCCCAATCTGGGCCAATCAGCTATAACTTTTGCACTTTACCCAAAAAATCCTTCATCCCCCACTATGAAGCCACACGACGACACAACCAGGATCAATTAAACAAAACTGTTCTCTATGGGACCCCAAGAAAATATGCTGCACAGTCCAAAAACGAGCATACTTTGTTATCCAACAAGCTTAAAACCGAGCCGGACTACCTTGAAGTCCTGGAGAAACAAACTGCGATGAGTCAGTTGTAA